A stretch of the Sorangium aterium genome encodes the following:
- a CDS encoding SDR family oxidoreductase, translating to MDTRTYFQGKSVLITGGSSGIGLSFARLVAGYGAAVTLVARRRALLDEAAVGIRREHPSARVDVLELDVSRPDDVARAMESRLAERPIDHLVNNAGVVMPGRFLELPVDQFRSMMDVNFFGAVHLCKAVLPAMAARGSGHVLNVSSLAGVIGIYGYTPYAASKFALIGFSQALRAEMWPHGVRVSVCMPPDTDTPQLAFENQYKPAETKAIAGNVKTLEPDAVARSMADGMARGRFEIYPDVGSRVSAIAQGVIPGVVRWVCDSAQRKAGPAVG from the coding sequence ATGGACACCCGAACTTATTTCCAGGGCAAGAGCGTTCTCATCACCGGCGGTTCGAGCGGCATCGGGCTGTCGTTCGCGAGGCTCGTCGCGGGCTACGGCGCCGCGGTGACGCTGGTGGCGCGCCGCCGGGCCCTCCTCGACGAGGCCGCGGTGGGCATCCGGCGCGAGCACCCGTCCGCGCGGGTCGACGTCCTGGAGCTGGACGTCAGCCGGCCGGACGATGTCGCGCGGGCGATGGAGTCGCGGCTCGCCGAGCGGCCGATCGATCACCTCGTGAACAACGCGGGCGTGGTGATGCCGGGGCGCTTCCTCGAGCTGCCGGTGGACCAGTTCCGGAGCATGATGGACGTGAACTTCTTTGGCGCCGTTCACCTGTGCAAGGCGGTGCTCCCGGCGATGGCGGCGCGCGGCAGCGGCCATGTGCTCAACGTCTCTTCGCTCGCCGGCGTGATCGGCATCTACGGTTACACGCCGTACGCGGCGAGCAAGTTCGCGCTGATCGGCTTCTCGCAGGCGCTGCGCGCGGAGATGTGGCCGCACGGCGTGCGGGTGAGCGTGTGCATGCCGCCCGACACCGACACACCGCAGCTGGCGTTCGAGAACCAGTACAAGCCGGCGGAGACGAAGGCCATCGCGGGCAACGTGAAGACGCTCGAGCCGGACGCCGTGGCGCGCAGCATGGCCGACGGCATGGCGCGCGGGCGGTTCGAGATCTACCCCGACGTGGGCTCGCGGGTGAGCGCGATCGCGCAGGGGGTCATTCCCGGGGTGGTCCGGTGGGTCTGCGACAGCGCGCAGCGGAAGGCCGGGCCGGCGGTGGGGTGA
- a CDS encoding substrate-binding domain-containing protein, producing MRPVPDLLAVLQQIVRRAMAVLPYAPRGSLLIREGDRFVARALVGFDSPPGFSSRVPVGAELADGGAALGAAAPLDAAHASRIVDARAWYRMYLPFAIEAGSGVPEGAGLLVAPIQLCGEPAGYLAVEQATMASPGEERCATIDVLAGTAGDALERHRLYDDKASAAQEIRLFERLLHEVGTTPALHDLIETIAHGIKSVQLDPSWNTVEIWLLEEDRVGDGPGLARGDLCARVYRAPASEPTTYFQNIRAGADSAARPLGVSIDWRSGHGGDGEGSQRALLDEAIRRRMSGIIIAPSNPESAEEVFRQAAEMDIPVVVIDTPPLPGSRAPLYIGTDNVASGRLAAEVMKRLLPGGGVVASLGAVGLALNVRERVDGFWEAALGSNLTVLPTIPCDWDQEAGTRLATVALEGRSDVAGAFGAAADNGPSWGRAARALGRAGDLKIVGFDLVARTVALLRQGAIHATIVQREDDMGFRAVETIHRMITRGVGPTLAELPPSRVLHTRVDCVTLEQTPWSTALSDYLSLEAARRAAAGSGGRIAPVAPAIEVMMIGLSSPSSSVVEDQVSIPTRSLVRRAIESGRSVVIDPAEGGADAALPAAHDGARTAIAVPLQGRGNVLGALVLSSARREACGAGDVAFLVRVAGTVAIGVENARLLRRISARSEELERANLQQAAMLQTIRELSSPVVPIADGILVMPVVGVMDAQRSGDFIASMLREIDAKRARVVLIDVTGMAFVDATAASRLVEAAQAAALLGAEAVLVGIRPEAAQMMVRQGLDVGSTATHANLASGFRYALSKVRRRAAKRG from the coding sequence ATGCGTCCGGTACCCGACCTCCTCGCCGTCCTCCAGCAGATCGTGCGGCGGGCCATGGCCGTTCTCCCGTACGCGCCGCGCGGCAGCCTGCTGATCCGCGAGGGCGACCGCTTCGTGGCCAGAGCGCTGGTCGGGTTCGACTCGCCACCTGGGTTTTCCTCGCGCGTCCCGGTCGGCGCAGAGCTCGCCGACGGGGGGGCCGCGCTCGGCGCTGCGGCGCCTCTTGACGCCGCGCACGCGAGCCGCATCGTCGATGCGCGGGCCTGGTACCGGATGTACCTGCCTTTCGCGATCGAGGCGGGCAGCGGCGTCCCCGAAGGCGCCGGGCTCCTGGTCGCGCCCATCCAGCTCTGCGGCGAGCCGGCCGGCTATCTCGCCGTCGAGCAGGCCACCATGGCGTCTCCGGGCGAGGAGCGCTGCGCCACGATCGACGTCCTGGCGGGCACGGCCGGAGACGCGCTGGAGCGGCACAGGCTCTATGACGACAAGGCGAGCGCTGCGCAGGAGATCCGCCTGTTCGAGCGGCTTCTCCACGAGGTGGGCACGACGCCCGCGCTGCACGACCTCATCGAGACCATCGCTCACGGCATCAAGAGCGTGCAGCTCGACCCGAGCTGGAACACGGTGGAGATCTGGCTGCTCGAGGAGGACCGCGTCGGGGACGGCCCTGGGCTCGCGCGAGGCGACCTCTGCGCCCGTGTCTACCGGGCTCCGGCGTCGGAGCCGACGACCTACTTCCAGAACATCCGCGCCGGCGCGGACAGCGCCGCGCGGCCCCTCGGCGTTTCCATCGACTGGCGGTCCGGCCACGGCGGCGACGGCGAGGGCTCTCAGCGCGCCCTGCTCGACGAGGCGATCCGCCGCCGCATGTCCGGCATCATCATCGCGCCCAGCAACCCCGAGAGCGCGGAGGAGGTGTTCCGGCAGGCGGCCGAGATGGACATCCCGGTCGTCGTGATCGACACGCCTCCGTTGCCGGGCAGCCGGGCGCCGCTCTACATCGGCACGGACAACGTGGCGTCGGGCAGGTTGGCGGCCGAGGTGATGAAGCGGCTGCTCCCGGGCGGCGGCGTCGTCGCGTCCCTCGGCGCCGTGGGGCTCGCGCTGAACGTCCGCGAGCGCGTCGATGGCTTCTGGGAGGCGGCGCTCGGGTCGAACCTCACGGTGCTGCCGACGATCCCGTGCGACTGGGATCAGGAGGCCGGGACGAGGCTCGCCACGGTGGCGCTCGAGGGGCGGTCCGACGTCGCGGGCGCCTTCGGCGCCGCCGCGGACAACGGGCCGTCCTGGGGCCGAGCGGCGCGAGCCCTCGGCCGGGCCGGGGATCTCAAGATCGTCGGCTTCGATCTCGTCGCCCGCACGGTCGCCCTGCTCCGGCAGGGGGCGATCCACGCGACGATCGTCCAGCGCGAGGACGACATGGGCTTCCGCGCCGTCGAGACGATCCACCGGATGATCACGCGCGGCGTCGGGCCGACCCTCGCCGAGCTGCCGCCTTCCCGGGTCCTCCACACCCGCGTCGATTGCGTCACCCTCGAGCAGACGCCTTGGTCCACGGCGCTGAGCGATTACCTCTCTCTCGAGGCCGCCCGCCGGGCCGCGGCCGGGAGCGGCGGGCGGATCGCGCCCGTCGCCCCTGCGATCGAGGTCATGATGATCGGGCTCTCGTCCCCGTCGAGCTCCGTCGTCGAGGACCAGGTCTCGATCCCGACGCGCTCGCTCGTGCGCCGCGCGATCGAGTCGGGCCGCTCGGTCGTGATCGACCCCGCCGAGGGGGGAGCGGACGCCGCCCTGCCCGCCGCGCACGACGGCGCGCGCACGGCCATCGCCGTGCCGCTGCAAGGCCGCGGCAACGTCCTCGGCGCCCTCGTCCTGAGCAGCGCTCGCAGGGAGGCGTGCGGCGCGGGCGACGTGGCGTTCCTCGTCCGCGTCGCCGGCACGGTGGCGATCGGCGTCGAGAACGCCCGGCTGCTCCGCCGCATCTCCGCGCGGAGCGAGGAGCTCGAGCGCGCCAACCTGCAGCAAGCGGCGATGCTCCAGACCATCCGCGAGCTCTCGAGCCCCGTGGTGCCCATCGCGGACGGCATCCTCGTGATGCCCGTCGTGGGCGTCATGGATGCCCAGCGCTCAGGCGACTTCATCGCGTCGATGCTCCGCGAGATCGACGCGAAGCGCGCGCGCGTCGTGCTGATCGACGTCACCGGCATGGCGTTCGTCGACGCGACGGCGGCGTCCCGGCTCGTCGAGGCGGCGCAGGCGGCCGCGCTGCTCGGCGCCGAGGCGGTGCTCGTCGGCATCCGGCCGGAGGCCGCGCAGATGATGGTCCGGCAAGGCCTGGACGTCGGCTCGACGGCGACGCACGCCAACCTGGCGAGCGGCTTCCGCTATGCGCTCTCGAAGGTGCGCCGCCGCGCGGCGAAGCGCGGCTGA
- a CDS encoding FG-GAP-like repeat-containing protein, with amino-acid sequence MRSSFSWGIALATLFLGCADLLGIRDVTRDPASGGGGDGGASAGSGGGESAGSGGGGGSAGSGGGGEPHAPTTPVPRLPIQDSPVGSMLVPDTRRPTFVWEPSVSPAGDPIEYTVELGQDPTFAAVITSETTTATRWRPAADLEGSAAPPVGARVYWRVRACSGGACSAPSAVRWINVGRGHHDLNGDAFDDILVGALEYQIPEYIPCGAAYVFLGGAGDGFDPAPDGTLVGINNRTGGAIEGAGYGGNVATADLNGDGFAEAVVAGTTFADLKGMVRVLQGSSKEPGTWAASADFSGNLAGDERRFGSALASGDIDADGYADLVVGAPGGGPNFDEPGNAYVYRGGPEAFDTVADTMFSGVQSGSKFGTSVASADFNGDGFSDIAVGAPGSQRVYVYFGSAGALDTTPDGLLIGEGEGEGELGRAVGAGDVNGDGFADLLVGDPGKNMAFLYLGGPGGEFDTTADLELHGEAPADRFGQTVSSSGDLDGDGFVEMVVGAPEAGLNGKAYVYRGGAGLDGEPDASMSGQRSGTRETKISRAGDFNRDGLGDLVIAFGGGKEVLVYLGGDLGDRSQASLAGAGGMSNERFGSAVSP; translated from the coding sequence ATGCGGAGCTCTTTTTCCTGGGGTATTGCGCTCGCAACCCTCTTCCTCGGGTGCGCCGATCTCCTCGGGATCAGGGACGTGACCCGCGACCCGGCATCGGGCGGTGGCGGTGACGGTGGCGCGAGCGCCGGCAGCGGCGGCGGCGAGAGCGCCGGCAGCGGCGGCGGCGGCGGGAGCGCCGGCAGCGGCGGCGGCGGAGAGCCGCATGCTCCCACGACACCGGTCCCGAGGCTGCCGATCCAGGACAGCCCGGTCGGCTCGATGCTCGTGCCCGACACGCGGCGGCCCACCTTCGTCTGGGAGCCGTCGGTGTCGCCCGCAGGCGACCCGATCGAATACACGGTCGAGCTCGGTCAGGACCCGACGTTTGCCGCTGTGATCACCTCCGAGACGACGACGGCGACGCGCTGGCGGCCGGCCGCGGATCTCGAGGGCTCCGCGGCTCCTCCCGTGGGCGCCCGCGTCTACTGGCGGGTCCGCGCGTGCTCGGGGGGCGCCTGCTCCGCTCCCTCTGCGGTCCGGTGGATCAACGTGGGACGGGGGCACCACGATCTCAACGGCGACGCCTTCGACGACATCCTCGTGGGGGCGCTCGAGTATCAGATCCCGGAGTACATCCCTTGCGGAGCCGCCTACGTCTTCCTGGGCGGCGCGGGCGACGGCTTCGACCCGGCGCCGGATGGGACCCTCGTCGGGATCAACAACCGCACCGGCGGCGCCATCGAGGGGGCCGGCTACGGGGGCAACGTGGCGACCGCGGACCTGAACGGCGACGGCTTCGCCGAGGCGGTGGTCGCGGGCACGACCTTCGCGGACCTCAAGGGCATGGTCCGCGTGCTCCAGGGGAGCTCGAAGGAGCCCGGGACGTGGGCCGCGAGCGCGGATTTCTCGGGGAACCTCGCTGGCGATGAGCGCAGGTTCGGCAGCGCGCTGGCCTCCGGGGACATCGACGCAGACGGCTACGCCGACCTCGTGGTCGGCGCGCCGGGAGGCGGCCCCAACTTCGACGAGCCGGGTAACGCCTACGTCTATCGGGGCGGGCCAGAGGCGTTCGATACGGTCGCCGACACGATGTTCTCGGGGGTGCAGAGCGGCAGCAAGTTCGGCACCTCGGTCGCATCGGCGGACTTCAACGGCGATGGCTTCTCGGACATCGCCGTCGGGGCGCCCGGCAGCCAGCGCGTCTACGTCTATTTCGGCTCGGCCGGCGCGCTCGACACAACGCCTGACGGCCTGCTGATCGGCGAGGGCGAGGGCGAGGGCGAGCTCGGACGAGCGGTGGGCGCGGGCGACGTCAACGGAGACGGGTTCGCGGACTTGCTCGTGGGAGATCCGGGGAAGAACATGGCCTTCCTGTACCTCGGCGGGCCAGGCGGGGAGTTCGACACGACCGCCGATCTGGAGCTCCACGGCGAGGCGCCGGCCGATCGCTTCGGTCAGACCGTGTCATCGAGCGGTGACCTCGACGGGGATGGCTTCGTGGAGATGGTGGTGGGCGCGCCGGAGGCCGGCCTCAACGGCAAGGCGTACGTATACCGCGGCGGCGCGGGCCTCGACGGGGAGCCCGACGCCTCGATGAGCGGACAGCGCAGCGGCACGCGCGAGACGAAGATCTCGCGCGCCGGCGACTTCAACCGCGACGGGCTCGGGGATCTCGTCATCGCGTTCGGAGGCGGCAAGGAAGTCCTCGTGTACCTCGGCGGCGACCTCGGCGACCGCTCGCAGGCATCTCTCGCTGGGGCGGGAGGCATGAGCAACGAGCGGTTCGGGTCCGCTGTATCGCCGTAG
- a CDS encoding polyphosphate polymerase domain-containing protein, whose amino-acid sequence MSLLRGYRNNFATRGSAALLPLTTEEARVLDVIERYEFKYLVPERLVPDIRATACSVGRIDRYAGPDGVYRIRSLYLDTRGFDLYWANAREQRDRFKLRVRNYPGKTSPAFLEVKRRVQDVIIKSRAAVPASDWRDLLAPGRPPSLDRLSPGARKAAEKFIGAFHRHDLRPALLVDYEREAYESTIDTYARLTFDRKIVCQRRETMDLDASEGGWRPVDHPVQTQTPEPVCVLELKFERRPPPWMVALVRRLDLVRHSFSKYCYGVTAQLTLPEARSARVAGWQ is encoded by the coding sequence GTGTCATTATTGCGTGGCTACCGTAACAATTTCGCGACGCGCGGCAGCGCGGCGCTCTTGCCCTTGACGACCGAGGAGGCGAGAGTCCTGGACGTCATCGAACGATACGAGTTCAAGTACCTGGTGCCGGAGCGCCTCGTCCCGGATATCCGGGCCACGGCCTGCTCGGTCGGCCGGATTGACCGGTACGCCGGCCCGGACGGCGTGTACCGCATCCGGTCGCTCTACCTCGACACACGCGGGTTCGACCTCTACTGGGCCAACGCCCGCGAGCAGCGCGACCGCTTCAAGCTGCGGGTGCGCAACTATCCTGGGAAGACCAGCCCGGCCTTCCTGGAGGTGAAGCGGCGCGTCCAGGATGTGATCATCAAGTCGCGCGCGGCGGTGCCGGCGAGCGATTGGCGCGATCTGCTCGCGCCCGGCCGCCCCCCCTCGCTCGATCGGCTCTCGCCGGGCGCGCGGAAGGCCGCGGAGAAGTTCATCGGCGCGTTCCACCGCCACGACCTCAGGCCGGCGCTCCTCGTCGACTACGAGCGCGAGGCGTACGAGAGCACCATCGACACCTACGCGCGCCTGACGTTCGACCGGAAGATCGTCTGTCAGCGCAGGGAAACGATGGATCTCGACGCCTCCGAAGGGGGGTGGCGCCCGGTGGACCACCCCGTCCAGACGCAGACGCCCGAGCCCGTCTGCGTGCTCGAGCTCAAGTTCGAGCGCAGGCCGCCGCCGTGGATGGTGGCGCTCGTGCGACGCCTCGACCTCGTCCGGCACTCGTTCTCCAAGTACTGCTACGGCGTCACCGCGCAGCTGACGCTGCCGGAGGCGCGGTCGGCCCGGGTCGCAGGGTGGCAATGA
- a CDS encoding DUF4956 domain-containing protein, translating into MMDWLAALSHGGAVEWREALISLLVAFGLTQGIAGVYMLTFRGLSYSRTVVQSMALGSIITCTLMLAVGNNIAAGIGIAGGVSAIRFRTTLRDPRDVVFVFASLTIGMASGARAYGAAIAGAAMFGVATLLLHVTGYGSRRQPDGLLRFVAPAGQAGTEIAGAIAGILREHCGTFSLVTLREAAQGTVMEHAYQIRVRHPDLRAGLVTSLQALPGVADVSLMLQEPTLDL; encoded by the coding sequence ATGATGGACTGGCTCGCGGCGCTCTCGCACGGCGGGGCCGTCGAGTGGCGCGAGGCGCTCATCTCCCTGCTCGTCGCCTTCGGGCTCACGCAGGGCATCGCCGGCGTCTACATGCTCACGTTCCGCGGCCTCTCGTACTCCCGGACGGTCGTCCAGAGCATGGCGCTCGGCAGCATCATCACGTGCACGCTCATGCTCGCCGTCGGCAACAACATCGCGGCCGGCATCGGGATCGCGGGGGGCGTCTCCGCGATCCGGTTCCGCACCACGCTGCGCGATCCGCGCGACGTCGTGTTCGTCTTCGCGTCGCTCACCATCGGCATGGCGAGCGGCGCGCGGGCCTACGGCGCGGCGATCGCGGGGGCGGCGATGTTCGGCGTCGCGACGCTCTTGCTCCACGTCACCGGCTACGGGTCGCGCCGGCAGCCGGACGGGCTGCTCCGGTTCGTGGCGCCGGCCGGCCAGGCCGGCACGGAGATCGCCGGCGCGATCGCGGGCATCCTCCGCGAGCACTGCGGCACCTTCTCGCTCGTCACCCTGCGCGAGGCGGCGCAGGGCACCGTCATGGAGCACGCCTACCAGATCCGCGTTCGCCACCCCGACCTGCGGGCCGGCCTCGTGACGAGCCTGCAGGCGTTGCCCGGCGTGGCGGACGTGAGCCTGATGCTCCAGGAGCCGACGCTGGACCTCTGA
- a CDS encoding VOC family protein, translating to MHKSRLAGFIIDCRTDDLDSAARFWSAALGMRSRGRDGEAYVRLDASTRDLSVEVQSVKHGSRVHLDIETDDVEAEVRRLERLGAKRITQASTWWVLEAPTGQRFCVVRTAHPDAPGFSTWDDEGNPA from the coding sequence ATGCACAAGAGTCGCCTGGCTGGGTTCATCATCGACTGCCGAACCGACGATCTCGATAGCGCCGCGCGTTTCTGGAGCGCGGCGCTCGGGATGCGATCGCGCGGCCGGGACGGCGAGGCGTACGTCCGCCTGGACGCGTCTACGCGCGATCTTTCGGTCGAGGTGCAGAGCGTGAAGCACGGGAGCCGCGTTCACCTCGACATCGAGACCGACGACGTCGAAGCCGAGGTGCGCCGCCTCGAGCGGCTCGGCGCCAAGCGGATCACGCAGGCCTCGACGTGGTGGGTGCTCGAGGCGCCGACCGGCCAGCGCTTCTGCGTGGTGAGGACCGCTCACCCGGACGCGCCCGGCTTCTCCACGTGGGACGACGAGGGGAACCCCGCGTAG
- a CDS encoding SUMF1/EgtB/PvdO family nonheme iron enzyme, whose product MSDPLPVETPATKAEMTDPLPVEMPAAEVENSDPLPVEPPAAENDEPPGQPTMIEVPIALPGSTQGCPDGMVRVEGEYCSAVVQECLEYHPEWTKRHGEPGVAARCLRFREPSRCVAGKTEHLSFCMDRYEYPNVPGALPRTLTSWEQAAGLCAEQGKRLCTEAEFNFACEGPESLPYVYGYERNAETCNQDRDYRFPDHSQRLLHYEACKQNARCAAELARLDGREPAGGRAECASWAGVFDLNGNVNEWVVRTDQKAPCRSGLKGGWWGPIRSACRPMTTFHKEDDYGYEVGFRCCADAETHPAG is encoded by the coding sequence ATGTCCGACCCGCTGCCGGTCGAGACGCCCGCGACGAAGGCGGAGATGACCGACCCGCTGCCGGTCGAGATGCCGGCGGCAGAGGTGGAGAACTCGGACCCGCTGCCGGTCGAGCCTCCAGCCGCAGAGAACGACGAGCCGCCGGGCCAGCCGACGATGATCGAGGTGCCGATCGCGCTGCCCGGCTCGACCCAGGGCTGCCCCGACGGGATGGTGCGGGTGGAGGGCGAGTATTGCAGCGCCGTGGTGCAGGAATGCCTCGAGTACCATCCCGAATGGACAAAGCGCCACGGCGAGCCGGGGGTCGCCGCCCGATGCTTGCGATTCCGCGAGCCGTCGCGGTGCGTCGCCGGGAAGACCGAGCATCTCTCGTTCTGCATGGACCGGTACGAGTACCCGAACGTCCCGGGCGCGCTGCCGCGCACGCTGACCTCGTGGGAGCAAGCCGCCGGGCTCTGCGCGGAGCAGGGCAAGCGGCTCTGCACCGAGGCCGAGTTCAATTTCGCCTGCGAAGGTCCCGAGTCGCTGCCTTACGTCTACGGCTACGAGCGGAATGCCGAGACGTGCAATCAGGACCGAGACTACCGCTTTCCCGACCACTCCCAGCGGCTGCTCCACTACGAAGCGTGCAAGCAGAACGCGCGATGCGCCGCCGAGCTCGCGCGCCTGGACGGTCGCGAGCCGGCCGGCGGGCGCGCGGAGTGCGCCTCGTGGGCGGGCGTCTTCGACCTGAACGGCAACGTCAACGAGTGGGTGGTGCGCACCGATCAGAAGGCCCCTTGCCGCAGCGGACTCAAGGGCGGATGGTGGGGTCCGATCCGGAGCGCATGTCGCCCGATGACGACCTTTCACAAGGAAGACGACTACGGCTACGAGGTCGGCTTCCGCTGCTGCGCGGACGCCGAGACACACCCCGCGGGGTGA
- a CDS encoding endo-1,4-beta-xylanase — protein sequence MEPADLEDSDALESGLSSPDNTMKAELSFQSQWTGGYCANVTVTNTSNGPATSWGLVVGLNGATLANLWNARSTTSGGQLNVTNESYNGSLAAGRSTSWGFCANGTGSPTIVSVKGNGGSSTSTSTSSSSSSSSSSSSSSSSSSSSSSSSSSASSGAGGAGGAGGGGGAGGSGGSGGSGGGTPTGAKFVGNITTNGAVRTGFANYWNQITPENEGKWGSVERSRGQKDWSKLDAIYKYAKDNGIVFKQHTFVWGAQQPDWLAGLSGSEQQAAVRDWMRSFCTRYPDTKYIDVVNEPPPHTTPSYKNGIGGDGASGYDWIVNSFKWAREFCPNAKLILNDYNNIEYESEHQNFMRIARAVINAGAPVDALGAQAHDAYKLNTNTVKGYIDKLASLGKPVYITEYDIGIASDEEQRRVMQEQFTMFWNHPSVPGITLWGYIVGSTWRANTGLQQPNGTMRPAMTWLMDFLDR from the coding sequence ATGGAGCCTGCTGACCTCGAAGACAGCGACGCCCTCGAGTCGGGGTTGAGCAGCCCGGACAACACGATGAAGGCCGAGCTCTCGTTCCAGTCGCAATGGACCGGCGGGTACTGCGCGAACGTGACAGTGACGAACACGAGCAACGGCCCGGCCACGTCGTGGGGCCTGGTGGTCGGGCTCAACGGCGCCACGCTGGCCAACCTGTGGAACGCGCGCTCCACGACGTCGGGTGGGCAGCTGAACGTCACCAACGAGAGCTACAATGGCTCGCTGGCCGCGGGCCGCTCGACATCATGGGGGTTCTGCGCGAACGGCACCGGGAGCCCCACGATCGTCTCGGTCAAGGGCAATGGCGGCTCGAGCACCAGCACGAGCACTTCCTCATCGAGCAGCAGCAGCTCGAGCTCCTCATCGAGCAGCAGCAGCAGCAGCTCGAGCTCGTCCTCAAGCTCCTCGGCGAGCAGCGGCGCGGGCGGCGCGGGCGGCGCCGGCGGCGGGGGCGGTGCGGGTGGCTCCGGCGGCTCGGGCGGCTCGGGTGGCGGCACCCCGACCGGCGCGAAGTTCGTGGGCAACATCACGACGAATGGCGCCGTGCGCACCGGCTTCGCGAACTACTGGAACCAGATCACGCCCGAGAACGAGGGCAAGTGGGGCTCCGTCGAGAGGAGCCGCGGCCAGAAGGACTGGAGCAAGCTCGACGCGATCTACAAGTACGCGAAGGACAACGGCATCGTGTTCAAACAGCACACGTTCGTCTGGGGCGCCCAGCAGCCCGACTGGCTCGCGGGGCTCTCCGGGTCGGAGCAGCAGGCGGCCGTGAGGGACTGGATGCGGTCGTTCTGCACGCGCTACCCGGATACGAAGTACATCGACGTCGTCAACGAGCCGCCGCCCCACACGACGCCCTCTTACAAGAACGGCATCGGCGGCGACGGCGCCAGCGGCTATGACTGGATCGTCAACTCCTTCAAGTGGGCTCGCGAGTTCTGCCCGAACGCGAAGCTGATCCTCAACGACTACAACAACATCGAGTACGAGAGCGAGCACCAGAACTTCATGCGGATCGCGAGGGCGGTGATCAACGCAGGCGCCCCTGTCGACGCGCTCGGCGCGCAGGCCCACGACGCATACAAGCTCAACACCAACACGGTGAAGGGGTACATCGACAAGCTCGCGTCGCTGGGCAAGCCCGTGTACATCACCGAGTACGATATCGGCATCGCGAGCGACGAGGAGCAGCGCCGGGTGATGCAGGAACAGTTCACGATGTTCTGGAACCACCCTTCCGTCCCTGGCATCACGCTGTGGGGTTACATCGTCGGCTCCACCTGGAGGGCCAACACGGGCCTCCAGCAGCCGAACGGCACCATGCGGCCGGCCATGACCTGGCTGATGGACTTCCTCGACCGCTGA
- a CDS encoding DUF6151 family protein, with the protein MSRDVELQCRCGKVHGWLRGASPDAVNRAVCYCDDCQAFAHHLGRADLLDEHGGTDIVQVAPSAVSFDRGSELVVAARLTPKGLYRWYASCCKTPLGNTLTPRLPFVGIVTELFQQAPSALPCDEVFGAPRGAIMGKFAIGEPPPGSVRPSVRFLAHAARKLLGWTLRGKAWPHPFFDRATRDPKYPITVLSAAEREALRPLCGPRPARA; encoded by the coding sequence ATGTCCAGAGACGTCGAGCTCCAGTGTCGCTGCGGAAAGGTCCACGGATGGCTGCGCGGTGCATCGCCGGACGCGGTGAACCGCGCAGTCTGCTACTGCGACGATTGTCAGGCGTTCGCGCACCATCTCGGCCGCGCCGACCTGCTCGATGAGCACGGCGGCACGGACATCGTGCAGGTGGCTCCTTCGGCGGTCTCGTTCGACCGCGGCAGCGAGCTCGTCGTCGCGGCGCGCCTGACGCCCAAGGGCCTCTATCGCTGGTACGCGAGCTGCTGCAAGACGCCGCTGGGCAACACGTTGACGCCGCGGCTGCCGTTCGTCGGCATCGTCACCGAGCTGTTCCAGCAAGCCCCGAGCGCGCTCCCGTGCGACGAGGTCTTCGGCGCGCCGCGCGGCGCCATCATGGGCAAGTTTGCGATCGGCGAGCCGCCGCCCGGGTCGGTGAGGCCGAGCGTGCGCTTTCTCGCGCACGCGGCCCGGAAGCTGCTTGGCTGGACGCTCCGCGGCAAGGCGTGGCCGCATCCGTTCTTCGATCGCGCGACCAGGGATCCGAAGTACCCCATCACGGTGCTGTCCGCGGCCGAGCGCGAGGCGCTGCGCCCGCTGTGCGGCCCGCGTCCGGCGCGCGCATGA